A DNA window from Paenibacillus sp. HWE-109 contains the following coding sequences:
- a CDS encoding cupin domain-containing protein: protein MEQYNEWQTVNEWIRRKIFPPGEQMMSMLIHFKQGGSGPAHQHIHEQLGFVISGKIRMEINGQSAEYGAGQLVHVPSNAVHSVVALEETQLLETFTPLRADLLLKE from the coding sequence GTGGAACAGTACAATGAATGGCAGACCGTAAATGAATGGATTCGCAGAAAAATATTTCCCCCAGGTGAGCAGATGATGAGCATGCTAATCCACTTTAAACAAGGAGGATCAGGTCCTGCTCATCAACATATCCATGAACAACTCGGCTTTGTCATTTCGGGGAAAATCAGGATGGAAATTAACGGACAATCTGCGGAATATGGCGCAGGTCAATTGGTTCATGTTCCAAGCAACGCTGTACATTCAGTTGTTGCCTTAGAGGAGACACAATTGTTGGAGACCTTCACGCCTTTGAGAGCGGATCTGCTCTTGAAAGAATGA
- a CDS encoding right-handed parallel beta-helix repeat-containing protein gives MWRFSKATLVKFLILTVLLLPMACSQSANVFANNTTYYVSTSGNDNNSGSSTTQPWKTLSKVSSMTFQPGDKILLKCGDTWNNETLVLHGSGNSSSVIELGSYGTGNKPTIINNTSKDVIAGTNLSFWLIHNLKIGLTTTVPIDQVPAGGADNEEVGISLIYDGVGPYYGMQIRGNEIYGASIDNRTSGITVIAKYSSRSTLVLQGLYMTDNYIHDVGIRAIHTAGWTGSANLLSTQLFKDVYIEGNTIYNIGCQGIILGMANNAFIRWNKVSYGGQSTINVGWGPAGIWPIEVDTAQIKFNEVSNQDTNGFNNGVRYDGEGIELDWDTQNILLQYNYVHDNVGAGLGTMANLNNKIYNNKVSGNQGLSTLGAGQIAVSDFTAGTMYGVNGLDIQNNLVFVNTTNTKALTTNNISPGGTWNNNNFSNNNIVMGSSTGNLVYGILNNTNLSTADNNGIYSSSGNWFGAWRYGTYYWDLPSWRTATGGYDNNSSTYYSETVVPTSPTHLDASGNLANNTVSLSWSASSDSNSGVSHYNIYRSTVSGFTPSYMNMFGEATGTAFIDNIYITPNTTYYYKIEAEDKNGNVSPAVQISVTKWSFLSNMGFENDAQPTQTPAGWNTWTDNNSADADYTNNYQPYSGNYRLEHYRTTAYRVFTYQTPTGLVNGLYTVRARVASSGGQNASQMQIKNYGGADIYSNITGGAWNQIVVTNVNVTNGQILIGFWSDANAYNWITVDDVELIKQ, from the coding sequence ATGTGGAGATTTAGTAAAGCTACATTAGTAAAGTTTTTGATCCTAACCGTTCTTCTTCTACCAATGGCATGTTCACAGAGCGCTAATGTTTTTGCAAATAATACAACCTATTATGTGAGTACATCTGGGAATGACAATAACAGTGGTAGCAGCACGACACAGCCATGGAAAACCTTGAGCAAGGTAAGCAGTATGACATTCCAACCTGGAGATAAAATATTATTGAAATGTGGGGATACATGGAATAACGAAACGTTAGTGTTACATGGTTCTGGAAATTCGAGTAGCGTGATTGAATTAGGTTCATATGGAACGGGGAATAAGCCTACAATTATTAATAATACTTCGAAAGATGTAATTGCTGGAACAAATTTATCATTTTGGTTAATACACAATTTGAAAATCGGACTTACAACAACCGTTCCAATTGATCAGGTACCAGCTGGGGGGGCTGATAATGAGGAAGTTGGTATATCTTTAATATATGATGGTGTAGGTCCATATTATGGAATGCAGATCAGGGGAAATGAGATTTATGGTGCAAGTATTGATAATAGAACTAGTGGCATAACAGTGATAGCTAAATACTCAAGTAGAAGTACACTTGTATTACAGGGACTCTACATGACAGACAACTATATTCATGATGTAGGAATTAGAGCGATACACACTGCTGGATGGACTGGCTCTGCAAACTTACTATCTACGCAGCTATTCAAAGATGTGTATATTGAAGGTAACACTATTTATAATATTGGCTGTCAAGGCATTATATTGGGAATGGCAAACAATGCATTTATCCGTTGGAACAAGGTAAGCTATGGGGGTCAATCTACAATAAACGTTGGCTGGGGACCTGCTGGGATTTGGCCAATAGAAGTAGATACAGCACAAATAAAATTTAATGAGGTATCTAATCAAGATACGAATGGCTTTAATAATGGCGTTCGATATGACGGAGAAGGAATAGAGTTAGATTGGGATACTCAAAATATTTTACTTCAATACAACTATGTACATGATAATGTTGGAGCTGGCTTAGGGACGATGGCTAATCTAAACAATAAAATATACAACAATAAAGTTTCAGGAAACCAAGGTCTTTCTACGTTAGGTGCAGGGCAAATCGCTGTATCTGACTTTACAGCTGGAACTATGTATGGTGTAAATGGGCTAGATATTCAGAATAACTTAGTCTTCGTAAACACTACGAACACCAAAGCTTTGACCACAAACAATATATCACCTGGTGGAACATGGAATAATAACAATTTTAGTAATAACAATATCGTAATGGGCAGTTCTACAGGGAATTTAGTATACGGAATCCTTAATAATACGAATTTGTCTACTGCAGATAACAATGGAATATACAGCTCAAGTGGAAATTGGTTCGGTGCGTGGAGATATGGTACTTATTATTGGGATTTACCATCGTGGAGGACGGCCACAGGAGGATACGATAACAATAGTAGCACCTATTATAGTGAAACTGTCGTGCCAACAAGTCCTACTCATCTTGATGCAAGCGGAAATTTGGCAAACAACACAGTTTCATTATCATGGTCAGCTTCATCTGACTCCAATAGCGGCGTTAGTCATTATAATATCTATAGATCAACCGTATCTGGATTTACTCCATCCTATATGAATATGTTTGGGGAAGCTACAGGGACTGCATTTATAGATAATATTTATATTACACCAAACACAACCTATTACTATAAGATCGAAGCAGAAGATAAAAATGGTAACGTATCACCGGCAGTTCAAATTTCCGTTACTAAATGGAGTTTTCTTTCAAATATGGGCTTTGAAAATGATGCTCAGCCAACACAAACTCCCGCTGGATGGAACACTTGGACAGACAATAATAGTGCTGATGCAGATTATACGAATAATTATCAACCATATAGCGGTAATTATAGGCTAGAGCATTATAGAACAACCGCATATAGGGTGTTCACTTATCAAACTCCTACTGGTTTGGTTAATGGGCTATATACTGTAAGAGCACGGGTTGCGTCCAGTGGAGGTCAGAACGCATCTCAGATGCAAATAAAAAATTATGGCGGCGCTGATATTTATTCAAATATTACGGGCGGTGCATGGAATCAAATTGTAGTGACGAATGTCAATGTTACAAATGGACAAATATTAATTGGTTTTTGGTCGGATGCGAACGCTTACAATTGGATTACAGTTGATGATGTTGAACTAATTAAACAATAA
- a CDS encoding MBL fold metallo-hydrolase: MVTHPLTTLSNMVMEDDEIAWLWLGQASFAYRFGNTATILVDPYLSGEVENSGLLTRICPEYARPEDIEGDLILVTHDHLDHFDSETVHYAVEKAGIPIAGPTSCYAHYLALSLPTEKFTRIDRGESMQYKNILIKAVLAHHPSGDNIWDSVGFLIEFQGWKIYHVGDSELTANLSLETSGIKPDMLVVPINGKMGNMDAEEAVSLVRTTEAALAIPMHFGMFQENTCNPHIFSKLVKETCPDSKVCIPNPLEIVEVQRGTVQ; the protein is encoded by the coding sequence ATGGTAACACATCCCTTAACTACATTATCGAACATGGTTATGGAAGATGACGAGATTGCCTGGCTTTGGTTAGGTCAAGCTTCGTTTGCATATCGATTCGGCAATACTGCAACGATACTGGTCGATCCATACTTATCGGGGGAGGTTGAAAATTCAGGGTTACTTACCCGTATTTGTCCTGAATATGCACGTCCAGAGGATATCGAAGGTGATTTGATATTGGTCACACATGACCATCTCGATCATTTTGACTCAGAAACGGTTCATTATGCGGTAGAAAAGGCTGGAATACCTATTGCGGGTCCAACTTCTTGTTATGCTCACTATTTAGCACTGTCGCTGCCTACTGAGAAATTTACGAGAATTGACCGAGGAGAATCTATGCAATACAAAAATATTCTGATCAAAGCTGTTCTGGCCCATCACCCATCTGGGGATAACATCTGGGATTCAGTGGGTTTCTTAATAGAATTCCAGGGCTGGAAAATATATCACGTTGGTGATTCAGAGCTTACTGCTAATCTAAGTTTGGAAACTAGCGGTATTAAACCCGACATGCTGGTTGTTCCCATTAACGGAAAGATGGGGAATATGGATGCAGAAGAAGCCGTCAGTCTCGTGAGGACCACCGAAGCCGCTCTAGCAATACCCATGCATTTTGGTATGTTTCAAGAAAACACATGCAATCCTCATATTTTTTCCAAGCTTGTTAAGGAAACATGTCCCGATTCCAAAGTTTGTATTCCAAATCCATTAGAAATTGTTGAGGTGCAGCGTGGAACAGTACAATGA
- a CDS encoding SGNH/GDSL hydrolase family protein, with protein MKLSSGAKLLFIGDSITDCGRMDDAEDIGYGYVRHIRDYLQLFHSDSQVTVVNKGISGNTVLDLQARWQEDVISHHPDWVSISIGINDAWKEIEINRYEETYRSLIVTAIEKVGAKIILMETTVNKENPDSEENHQLIPYNEVIRRLAVEFDAALITLNSGFQKYLRKENPSILTVDGVHMNSAGNLFIAHHWLQECLLTV; from the coding sequence ATGAAATTAAGTTCTGGGGCAAAGCTGTTGTTTATTGGGGACAGCATTACGGACTGCGGACGTATGGATGATGCAGAAGACATTGGTTACGGATATGTACGCCATATTCGTGATTATTTACAGTTATTCCATTCTGATTCACAAGTGACTGTTGTCAATAAAGGAATTAGCGGCAATACAGTACTGGACCTTCAGGCTAGGTGGCAGGAAGATGTCATTTCACATCATCCTGACTGGGTTTCGATTTCGATTGGAATCAATGATGCTTGGAAAGAGATAGAGATCAATCGATATGAAGAGACTTATCGCTCCTTGATAGTAACGGCCATCGAAAAAGTGGGAGCCAAAATCATTCTTATGGAAACGACTGTGAATAAAGAAAATCCCGACAGTGAAGAGAATCATCAGCTGATTCCATATAATGAAGTCATTCGCAGACTGGCCGTTGAATTCGATGCAGCGCTGATCACATTAAACTCGGGTTTTCAGAAATATCTGCGGAAAGAGAATCCTAGCATTCTAACAGTCGATGGGGTTCATATGAACTCGGCGGGCAACTTGTTTATAGCGCATCATTGGTTGCAAGAGTGTTTGTTAACTGTATAG
- the dgoD gene encoding galactonate dehydratase, with the protein MKISSIEIIHVLPRFSFLKMTTDEGITGYGEAIVEGRSRTVEMAVKELEPHLIGQDPRRIEHLWQMMYRGTFYRGGPILTSAISGLEQAMWDILGKSLGVPVYQLLGGHVRDRIKMYKHIGGNTTQELYESAKNAVNEGFRMVKTPVEMAHILEAPAYLLRQMERIEAVRDAIGNEVDLAIDFHGRVSPALAIQLVKAFERFHPLFIEEPCLPENVGAMAMIARSTSIPIATGERLFTKFAFREVLEKQAAAVVQPDLAHCGGIMEGKKIAAMAETYFAAFASHNPLGPINLAASLQLAANVPNFLVQEYVSLGEGYLKKPFVIRDGYIDLPLEPGLGIEIDEEALEDKIYSGNFDLPREIHPDDHSVADW; encoded by the coding sequence ATGAAAATATCTTCGATTGAAATTATTCATGTACTACCACGGTTTTCTTTCCTAAAAATGACGACGGACGAAGGGATCACAGGGTACGGCGAAGCCATTGTGGAAGGCAGATCAAGAACGGTGGAAATGGCCGTTAAAGAGCTTGAGCCACACTTAATCGGTCAAGATCCCCGGAGAATTGAACATTTATGGCAAATGATGTACCGCGGAACCTTTTACCGCGGCGGTCCCATTCTCACCAGTGCAATAAGCGGTTTGGAACAAGCCATGTGGGATATCTTGGGCAAGTCTCTGGGAGTTCCTGTTTATCAGCTCCTAGGAGGACATGTGCGAGATCGAATTAAAATGTACAAACATATTGGCGGAAACACAACTCAGGAGCTTTATGAATCTGCCAAAAATGCAGTTAATGAAGGATTTAGGATGGTGAAAACACCAGTTGAAATGGCACACATTCTAGAAGCACCAGCTTATCTGTTGAGGCAAATGGAACGTATCGAAGCCGTTCGTGACGCCATTGGCAACGAAGTGGATCTCGCGATTGATTTTCACGGACGTGTCAGCCCTGCATTAGCTATCCAGCTGGTTAAAGCCTTTGAAAGGTTTCATCCCTTATTTATTGAAGAACCATGTTTGCCGGAAAATGTCGGTGCGATGGCGATGATAGCTCGTTCAACCAGTATTCCGATTGCGACAGGTGAAAGATTATTTACGAAATTTGCGTTCAGAGAGGTGCTGGAGAAGCAAGCGGCGGCGGTGGTGCAGCCTGATTTGGCCCACTGCGGCGGGATCATGGAAGGGAAGAAAATAGCAGCAATGGCGGAAACCTACTTTGCGGCGTTCGCCTCGCATAATCCATTAGGCCCGATTAATCTCGCGGCGAGCCTGCAGTTGGCGGCGAATGTGCCCAATTTTCTTGTGCAAGAATATGTATCACTAGGTGAAGGCTACCTGAAGAAACCGTTCGTCATTCGAGATGGCTATATTGATCTACCCTTAGAACCTGGACTTGGAATTGAAATTGATGAAGAGGCGTTGGAGGACAAAATCTATTCAGGAAATTTTGACCTGCCTAGAGAAATTCATCCAGACGACCATTCTGTAGCAGATTGGTAA
- a CDS encoding mandelate racemase/muconate lactonizing enzyme family protein: MKITNIESYILGNPWKNWLFVKVETSEGITGIGEGTLNGFAKTVEAAIHELKHLVIGMSPYDVETIGLRMARDVFSDGGQIQGSALAAIETACWDIMGKVANLPLYKLLGGRCHDKLRCYANGWYRGERTPENFYEKAKVVTQKGYTALKFDPFGAAWRIVERDDFELALRNIAAVREAVGPSVDILIEGHNRFSVHTALQFADAMMPYKPTWFEAPVPPHRVSSMVEVAKRSPVPVACGEDYYSREQFAELLQHDAVHIIQLEPQFLGISASKQICGMVHAHNGVTAPHSAQGPVCSVVCAHLNMATPNFYLHEIFDEFNEPWEEHVLLPALKVENGYLQPPELPGLGVELNLEELQKHPYHAGNWLPLFKQGWEKRERN; this comes from the coding sequence ATGAAAATAACGAACATCGAGAGCTACATTTTAGGGAATCCGTGGAAGAATTGGTTGTTTGTTAAGGTGGAAACGAGTGAAGGAATTACAGGTATTGGTGAGGGAACCTTGAACGGGTTTGCCAAAACAGTTGAGGCCGCAATTCACGAATTAAAGCATTTGGTGATCGGGATGAGCCCTTATGACGTCGAAACGATTGGTTTACGAATGGCGAGGGACGTCTTCTCGGATGGGGGTCAAATTCAAGGTTCCGCTTTGGCAGCAATTGAGACTGCGTGTTGGGATATCATGGGAAAAGTCGCAAATCTGCCGCTTTATAAATTATTAGGGGGGCGCTGCCATGACAAATTGCGCTGTTATGCGAATGGCTGGTATCGCGGAGAAAGGACACCGGAAAACTTCTACGAAAAAGCAAAAGTAGTCACCCAAAAAGGGTATACAGCTTTAAAATTTGATCCATTTGGAGCCGCGTGGAGAATAGTGGAACGGGATGATTTCGAACTGGCTTTGCGCAATATTGCCGCAGTACGAGAAGCCGTGGGTCCAAGCGTAGACATTCTCATAGAAGGTCACAACCGTTTTTCTGTTCACACCGCTTTACAGTTTGCGGATGCGATGATGCCGTATAAACCAACTTGGTTTGAAGCGCCTGTTCCGCCGCATCGAGTATCTTCCATGGTGGAGGTAGCTAAACGGAGTCCAGTGCCTGTCGCTTGCGGCGAAGATTACTATTCACGTGAGCAATTCGCTGAACTGCTGCAGCATGATGCGGTACATATCATTCAACTGGAGCCGCAATTTCTCGGGATTTCTGCCTCCAAGCAAATTTGTGGGATGGTACATGCACATAATGGCGTTACAGCGCCGCATAGCGCGCAAGGACCGGTTTGTTCTGTGGTATGCGCGCACTTGAATATGGCCACGCCCAACTTCTATCTTCATGAAATTTTTGATGAATTTAATGAACCTTGGGAAGAACACGTCTTACTGCCTGCCTTGAAGGTTGAGAATGGTTATTTACAGCCGCCGGAGCTTCCGGGATTAGGTGTTGAATTGAATTTAGAGGAGCTTCAAAAGCATCCGTATCATGCAGGGAATTGGCTGCCGCTGTTTAAACAAGGCTGGGAAAAGCGGGAAAGAAACTAA
- a CDS encoding zinc-dependent alcohol dehydrogenase yields MTEKMKALVYEGPRMMTIREVEIPAPGDDELLIRVEKAGICGSELSGYTGHNSLRKPPLIMGHEFSGIIEESGSRVTRLLKGDRVTVNPLISCGVCHDCRTGAAQLCQTRKLLGAHIPGAFAEFIVVPAASTYKLDDHISLEEGTFVEPFACAVHVCRLLQLTTTDRLVIYGAGPIGLFTLQAAQVYGLRDIVIVDLNTSRLEIAQELGGIAVTGLDKLEDSVKGCNFDAAVDAVGMEVTRSKCIEVVRPGGRVIFTGLHEADSKLPINHVIRNEVQMTGAFAYSPHDFEVALQWIGEGRVNLMPWTLTAPLEEGSACFEKLISGPGKVAKIILNLR; encoded by the coding sequence ATGACTGAAAAGATGAAAGCATTAGTATATGAAGGTCCACGGATGATGACGATCAGAGAGGTTGAAATCCCTGCTCCTGGGGATGATGAACTGTTGATACGAGTAGAGAAAGCAGGGATTTGCGGTTCGGAATTAAGTGGATATACAGGTCATAATTCTTTGCGTAAGCCGCCGTTGATTATGGGACACGAATTTTCTGGCATTATAGAGGAATCGGGAAGTCGTGTAACACGTTTATTAAAAGGCGATAGGGTTACGGTGAATCCACTGATTTCTTGCGGTGTTTGTCATGATTGTCGGACGGGTGCAGCGCAACTATGCCAAACAAGAAAACTTCTTGGCGCGCATATACCAGGTGCTTTTGCTGAATTTATAGTGGTTCCGGCAGCCAGCACATACAAACTGGATGATCATATTTCCTTGGAGGAAGGAACATTCGTCGAACCTTTTGCCTGTGCGGTGCATGTTTGCCGTTTGTTGCAGTTAACCACTACGGATCGCTTAGTTATTTACGGAGCAGGCCCTATCGGATTGTTTACGCTGCAGGCCGCTCAAGTGTATGGGCTTCGAGATATTGTCATTGTCGATTTGAATACGTCTCGATTGGAAATTGCACAAGAACTTGGCGGAATCGCAGTAACCGGATTAGATAAGCTGGAAGATTCGGTCAAAGGCTGTAACTTTGATGCTGCGGTCGATGCTGTGGGGATGGAAGTGACCCGAAGCAAGTGTATAGAGGTCGTTCGGCCTGGCGGACGCGTTATTTTCACCGGTTTGCACGAAGCGGACAGCAAGCTGCCGATTAACCATGTGATTCGCAATGAAGTCCAAATGACTGGTGCGTTTGCCTACTCTCCCCATGATTTTGAAGTAGCCTTGCAATGGATTGGTGAAGGACGAGTGAATTTAATGCCGTGGACCCTAACCGCTCCGCTTGAAGAAGGAAGCGCCTGCTTTGAGAAGTTAATTTCTGGTCCTGGAAAAGTCGCGAAAATAATCTTAAATTTAAGATAA
- a CDS encoding AraC family transcriptional regulator encodes MVDIVYLENQLVLNQYVTKLPGKDICFFMQTFGAFADHTINHVHRHSFIEICYILSGSAVYTESGIAYPVETGTMFITRPGLWHSLTSEKGAFVLWLGFDVIGSESSDEGIRIYESLKTSKKTFLSDCHSLNAAILWRMIYGDSANKILLPQDYFTNLLHTLILTLCDSFSDHSVKRSAAKSKPSRHTSSFLLYQARQFIEDNISQNLHLETVANYLHVSGRHLSRIFNNEIGLSFSRYVRKEKIELAIALLTNSDLEIKQISEEIGCDTVQYFTKIFKSETGVTPGKYRLEARLAKSSN; translated from the coding sequence ATGGTAGATATTGTCTATCTCGAAAACCAATTGGTCCTAAACCAATACGTCACCAAATTACCAGGAAAAGACATTTGCTTCTTTATGCAGACCTTTGGAGCATTTGCTGATCACACAATAAACCATGTGCATCGACACTCATTTATAGAAATCTGTTATATCCTAAGTGGATCAGCCGTTTATACGGAAAGCGGCATAGCATACCCAGTCGAAACCGGAACCATGTTCATTACACGGCCTGGCCTATGGCATAGTTTAACAAGCGAGAAAGGAGCTTTTGTCCTTTGGTTAGGATTCGATGTTATCGGATCCGAATCTTCTGACGAGGGTATCCGCATCTATGAAAGTTTAAAAACATCCAAAAAAACGTTTCTCTCAGACTGCCATAGTCTGAATGCTGCTATACTATGGCGAATGATTTATGGCGATTCTGCCAACAAAATATTGCTTCCACAAGATTATTTTACCAACTTGCTCCACACACTGATTTTAACGCTTTGCGATTCTTTTTCAGATCATTCCGTTAAGAGATCTGCTGCAAAAAGCAAACCATCGCGTCATACCTCTTCATTTTTACTCTATCAAGCTCGCCAATTTATCGAGGACAATATCTCGCAGAATCTCCATCTGGAAACTGTCGCGAATTATTTACACGTTTCTGGTCGCCACCTGTCACGTATTTTTAACAACGAAATCGGCCTCTCCTTTAGTCGTTATGTAAGGAAAGAAAAGATTGAGCTGGCCATTGCTCTGCTGACCAACTCAGATTTGGAGATCAAGCAAATCTCTGAGGAGATCGGCTGCGATACGGTACAATACTTCACGAAAATATTCAAGTCAGAAACCGGCGTTACACCTGGTAAATACAGACTGGAGGCAAGATTGGCGAAGTCATCCAACTAA
- a CDS encoding DUF4432 family protein yields MDASWRTSTYKGYLSIIGENSHIRTEIVPERGSKLVSIIYKQTGREWIYSTDISWSKPLHYGMAWEEADRSGWDELFPTILPCLCPDDFYKGRELPDHGELWSLPWDYAIGGSTAELWVKGVQIPYDFKKTYRLEGPELHIHYELHNPTCHAFSYIWAPHCLVKIEEGMKLSMGNPHSNILMLHSRMERFEPDGRVDSYPLIKLSGGKSIDLSVVEPKLNLHAEKYWFVDRQIRGEFEIKTPHTQESLVMIYSPESLPYLAVWTNYGGYWGDYNLAIEPSTSYLDDVESSFHTGKVKTINGNGTESWNLKVLLKQGGVHQ; encoded by the coding sequence GTGGATGCTAGTTGGCGAACTTCTACCTACAAGGGCTATCTTAGCATTATCGGTGAAAATAGCCACATTCGTACTGAAATTGTTCCTGAACGGGGAAGTAAATTGGTTTCCATTATTTATAAGCAGACGGGACGTGAATGGATTTATTCGACAGACATTTCTTGGAGCAAACCGTTGCATTACGGAATGGCATGGGAAGAAGCGGATCGTTCCGGCTGGGATGAATTGTTTCCTACCATTTTACCGTGTCTGTGCCCGGACGATTTTTATAAAGGTCGAGAACTTCCCGATCATGGAGAATTATGGAGTTTGCCTTGGGATTATGCAATCGGGGGAAGTACAGCTGAACTTTGGGTGAAAGGCGTACAAATTCCTTATGATTTTAAAAAAACATATCGATTGGAGGGGCCTGAGCTTCACATTCATTACGAGCTGCATAACCCCACATGCCATGCTTTCTCTTATATATGGGCTCCCCACTGCCTGGTAAAGATTGAAGAAGGAATGAAGCTTTCCATGGGAAATCCACATTCAAATATTCTGATGCTACATTCGCGTATGGAACGATTTGAACCTGATGGAAGGGTGGATTCTTATCCGCTTATAAAGCTGAGCGGCGGTAAATCGATAGATTTATCGGTTGTTGAACCCAAATTAAATTTGCACGCAGAGAAATACTGGTTTGTTGATAGGCAAATACGGGGTGAATTTGAGATAAAAACTCCGCACACACAGGAGTCGCTCGTGATGATATATTCTCCTGAAAGCTTACCTTATCTCGCTGTTTGGACAAATTATGGCGGATACTGGGGAGATTATAATCTGGCTATAGAGCCGTCCACTTCTTATTTGGATGATGTGGAAAGCTCATTTCACACAGGAAAAGTAAAAACGATAAACGGAAACGGTACAGAAAGCTGGAATTTAAAAGTGTTACTAAAACAGGGAGGCGTTCATCAATGA
- a CDS encoding SDR family NAD(P)-dependent oxidoreductase, with translation MNLENKVVLITGGAAGIGRGIAECFAKEKANVVIADCNEEDGMATKVFLESLGVEALFVNMDIAVELDIERVINMTLDKWGQIDVLVNNVGTHLYKRLTEIKGEEWDRLMNVDLKGCFMMSRGVLPHMIKRKQGSIVNISSVHSHISGENFTAYSAAKGGVVSMTRSMAAEYVPYGIRVNAVLPGWTRTKGTTEEPLSKYSDDEKVNVLAKWGKVIPIGRLAEPEEIGHSVVFLASEKASYIVGACLTVDGGLTSTIHLNTGE, from the coding sequence ATGAATTTGGAAAATAAAGTAGTACTTATCACAGGTGGAGCAGCTGGAATTGGAAGAGGGATAGCCGAATGCTTTGCCAAGGAAAAAGCTAATGTTGTCATTGCGGATTGCAATGAGGAAGATGGCATGGCTACGAAAGTATTCTTAGAAAGCTTGGGTGTCGAAGCCCTATTCGTTAACATGGATATCGCTGTAGAACTAGATATAGAAAGGGTAATTAACATGACGTTAGACAAGTGGGGGCAAATTGACGTGCTTGTTAATAATGTGGGCACACACTTGTATAAACGATTGACGGAAATTAAAGGCGAAGAGTGGGACCGCTTAATGAATGTGGATTTAAAAGGGTGCTTTATGATGTCGAGAGGCGTTCTTCCTCATATGATAAAACGAAAGCAAGGCAGCATAGTGAACATCTCCTCTGTTCATTCCCATATTTCAGGTGAAAATTTCACGGCTTATTCGGCTGCAAAAGGCGGAGTTGTTTCCATGACTAGAAGTATGGCCGCGGAATATGTGCCTTATGGCATTCGTGTGAATGCTGTCTTGCCAGGCTGGACTCGAACCAAAGGCACGACAGAGGAGCCGCTGTCTAAGTATTCAGATGATGAAAAAGTTAATGTCCTCGCTAAATGGGGGAAGGTAATTCCCATCGGACGACTTGCGGAGCCTGAAGAAATTGGACACTCTGTTGTGTTTTTGGCAAGTGAGAAGGCTTCCTATATTGTAGGTGCATGCTTAACCGTTGACGGTGGATTAACAAGTACCATTCATTTAAATACAGGTGAGTGA